One genomic region from Vanacampus margaritifer isolate UIUO_Vmar chromosome 2, RoL_Vmar_1.0, whole genome shotgun sequence encodes:
- the znf750 gene encoding zinc finger protein 750 translates to MATAQERKPKRPHYIPRPPGKPFKYQCFQCPFTCNEKSHLFNHMKYNLCKNSISLMSQRNCQTARQLKAEIKTGPVKSKDDGTSPETPVPQNAEEENAAERSDASEEVDVESDGPVEKESWSLTNTCDVLAKEAKSLPRQSAFSPVMPNHDGSEALKSSVPLCDTSQTPVPSFERPAFPWTVKHFSTPMGPEYTPYLRPFYSSYYQAASHNAIETNSSPLQFDYPGPQRPVAPQAIAPPPNSLFAPYLYRYCHPINAGQPFNYSLYRHELSRYLPLDWYGQALASKDYNLYVQSSHNHFAEQEQLRQSGDKETRLSPKEGCSALGSPDRPYHAQVTQRNDEEAPRDTCLDEPQPSKEEQNVQSDARRKDTAESLLQLGTLLVDAGLAEKSRSVSESCQEATSNLEEDNRSILAPLNLSTRNPDISDTEEARGAEVPLNLSLRSPHASTLEDGDHTDEEACDQRQTAALALCQLAVASLAASLRHNGDRVPGATEKTEHKSTANTTAMKRFNGSRGKSNKHKAKKRKVAARAVRRRPHATKHSWLTNEKRLSPR, encoded by the exons ATGGCCACTGCTCAAGAACGGAAGCCCAAAAGGCCTCACTACATTCCCCGCCCACCAGGGAAACCATTCAAGTACCAGTGTTTCCAGTGTCCTTTCACCTGCAATGAGAAGTCCCACCTCTTCAACCACATGAAATACAACCTGTGCAAAAACTCCATCTCCTTGATGTCGCAGAGAAACTGTCAGACAGCTCGCCAGCTCAAGGCTGAAATAAAGACTGGACCTGTGAAATCTAAAGATGATGGAACATCGCCGGAAACTCCAGTGCCACAGAATGCGGAGGAAGAGAACGCAGCGGAAAGGAGCGATGCGTCGGAAGAGGTTGATGTTGAGAGTGACGGTCCGGTGGAGAAGGAAAGCTGGAGTTTGACAAACACATGTGACGTTCTAGCTAAGGAGGCCAAGTCGCTGCCTCGTCAATCTGCCTTCTCCCCGGTCATGCCCAACCATGATGGATCTGAAGCATTGAAGTCGTCTGTGCCACTGTGTGATACATCACAAACTCCTGTTCCTTCATTCGAGCGTCCAGCATTCCCATGGACTGTTAAGCATTTCTCCACTCCCATGGGTCCAGAATACACTCCTTACCTCAGGCCTTTTTATTCTTCATACTACCAAGCCGCAAGCCATAATGCAATTGAGACCAATTCTTCTCCTCTGCAGTTTGACTATCCGGGTCCACAGAGGCCAGTGGCACCGCAGGCCATTGCCCCGCCTCCTAATTCACTCTTCGCCCCTTACCTGTACCGATACTGTCACCCAATCAACGCAGGACAGCCATTTAATTACAGCCTGTATAGGCATGAGCTTTCAAGATATCTTCCTTTGGACTGGTACGGGCAAGCCCTCGCTAGTAAGGATTACAATTTATACGTACAATCGAGTCACAATCACTTTGCTGAACAAGAGCAGCTCAGGCAAAGTGGCGACAAGGAGACCAGGCTGAGCCCGAAGGAAGGCTGTTCTGCTCTGGGCTCCCCCGACAGACCCTATCATGCGCAAGTCACCCAGAGGAATGACGAGGAAGCACCACGAGACACCTGCCTGGATGAACCCCAGCCGTCAAAAGAGGAGCAAAACGTGCAGTCTGATGCCAGGCGCAAGGACACTGCTGAAAGCTTGCTGCAGCTAGGAACTCTGCTTGTGGATGCAGG ATTGGCTGAGAAAAGCAGAAGTGTGTCCGAATCATGTCAGGAAGCTACCTCCAACCTGGAAGAGGACAACAGAAGCATTCTGGCACCGCTAAACCTCTCAACAAGGAACCCAGACATCTCGGACACAGAAGAGGCACGTGGTGCAGAGGTGCCGCTGAACCTCAGCCTCCGCTCGCCTCACGCCAGCACGTTGGAAGACGGCGACCACACGGATGAAGAAGCGTGTGACCAGAGGCAAACGGCGGCCCTGGCGCTCTGTCAGCTCGCCGTCGCCAGCTTGGCCGCCTCTTTGCGGCACAACGGAGACCGGGTTCCGGGCGCAACGGAAAAAACTGAACATAAGAGCACAGCTAACACGACGGCCATGAAACGATTCAATGGCAGCCGCGGTAAATCCAATAAGCacaaagcaaagaagagaaaagtgGCAGCCCGGGCTGTGAGGAGGAGACCTCATGCTACAAAACACTCATGGTTGACCAATGAAAAGCGTCTATCGCCGAGATAA